In the Candidatus Aegiribacteria sp. genome, TTAAGAGATATATCCGAGGAAGCGGAAACAATCGAACGTCCGGTGCCGGTAATGGATCCCGAGGAAGTGAAGAAGATATTCGGCTACGGCGACTTCAAAGCCAGCACTATTAAGAAGAACACTGAAGCGAATCTTGAGAAGATATCCCTTCGCGTAAGCGGTTTTGGTGGACAGGGAATTATGTCCACAGGAATCGTTCTTGCGAATGTCGGGATGGAATATGGCTATAATGTCAGCTGGCTTCCGTCTTACGGTCCGGAAATGCGTGGCGGAACCGCGAACTGTTCTGTAAAGATACAGGAAGACACCATTGGTGCATCCGAGGTCACGGAACCCAATATGATTATCGCCATGAATCAGCCAAGCCTGGAGAAATTCGAGAAGATCATGGTTCCTGGTGGAGCACTCATGTACAACAGCACACTTATTGATATCGAACCTGCCCGCAATGATGTTGATATCTATAAGGTACCCATTACCGGAATGGCTGATGAACTGGGAGATACAAGGGTGCAGAGCATGGTCAGTGTCGGAGCATTTGCAGCGATTACGGGGTTATTTGATCCTGAGGAGATCATTTCACTTATACCCTCGCTGTTCGCTGGAAAGCCCGACGAAGTTTTGAAGATGAATAAGGAAGCTGTTCTGCGAGGGTACAACTACGTTACTGAGAACTTCTCCGTATGATTAAATATGCTGCCGGCGGTTTTTTACTGCCGGCAGCTCATCTCCATTCAGCCTCTCTTGCGGAAATCAGGGGATTGCAATAAAAAGAATTTTCAATTTGCCGCTGGTATTCCTGTTGCTGTTCCCCGGAATGGTTTTCGCATTCGGATATGTCGATGCTCATGGGAATGGCAGTCCGGTTTCCGGATTTAACGCTGTATCTCTTGGTCTTGGGGGAGCAAGAGCAATTGGTTTTGGTGACGCTCTTTCGGTTCTGACAAATCCGGCTGAAATCTACAGGATTCCCGGAACTTCGTTCACGATGTCTATTGGTCCTGCTGTACAGATGGAAACAGTTGAAAACAGTGCCGGAATAAGCAGGAATAACTGGATTACTCTTGGAAATCTCAGCGCTGCGATGAAGTTCCAACCATATTCCAGACTTGCATTTGGCGCGGGAATTGCCAGAATAACCGATTCTTCCTTTGATGGTATGTACCATGTACGTGAAGACTTTCCCGGCCCGTATTACGGTGACATCCTGAAGACCATGGAACTCACAGTTAAAGGTGGTCTGTATGAATCAGCCGCCGGATTCTCGTGGAGACCTGTAACCTGGATGAACATAGGAATTTCCGGCGGGTTTCGTTTTGGTCAGGTTAGTTATGACTCTACATATATGGACAGAAAACATCCGGAAAACGATACTCTCATATGCTGGGACTGGGATGAAAGCTCCTTTTGCTGGCATGCAGGACTAATATTTCCGCTCGGTTTAACCAGACTGGGTGTTTCCTGGGCTTCTCCGAGTGAGCATTACTATGGAAGAATAGCTGCAGGGGCAATCATGTATACGGGTGAGATGAAGCAGGGAGCTTTTGGCGCGGAGATTGAGATTATTGATCCTGGTGATATAAATGAACTGAAAACTAGAATTCTTGGTCAGTTTCATCCAGAAGGTTCTCTCACGTTCAGGGGAGCGTTCACATTCAGTAACAGAGGAGATGAAATTGAACGGCAGGGGATTGGTATTGCTCTGGGAGCTGGAATAGCATTTGGCAAGCTTACTCTGAACGCAGCTTTCTCCTGGTCATCTGATAACATAGATGCAATCGCATTCGGCTATGCTGAACCCGAAGTTATCAAGCTCTCCTCGTCAATACTGTCTGCGGGACTGAACTGGAATCTTTAAATTTACAACCAGGGTCTGACAGACAGTCTGTAATCCAATATCTCATCAGGAGAGAAAAACAGCTCTATTTCTCTACGGGCAGATTCTATTGAATCGGATGCGTGGATCATGTTATGACCAGGTGAGGTTGCATAATCTCCTCTTATTGTTCCAGGAGCTGCATCAGCGGGATTTGTTGCTCCAACCATTGATCTGACAATGGTTACAGCAGCAAGAGATTCAAGTGCGATTATCACCGAGGGACCACTTGTAATAAATGAAATCAGACCTTCATAGAACGGTTCTTCCAGGTGTTCCCTGTAATGGTAAGCAGCAGTTTCCGGTGAGATCCTGCAGAGTTTCATCGCAGTGATCTTCAAGCCTCTTCGTTCAAATCGCGAGATCAGATCGCCAACGAGTTCTCTCTGCACGGCGTTCGGTTTCAGAATAACAAGGGTCTGTTCCATATAAATCCTTTCAGTTAATCTGGAAAATATATATATACCCGCGCCCGGTGCAACATTGATTCTCTGTCTATGCGGTAGTATCTTCCATTTGATTTCAATTCAATAAATATCCCTTATACGTGAAAGGATGGTTCAATGAAACTGAATTTATCCCCTTTATCTGTTTGTACAGGTGCCAGTTCGATAATCAGCTTGATTCTGTTGCAGCTGTTCATAGTACTTTGCCTCACAGGGAGCAGTGCGGGGTATGGATATCATGATGCTCTGAATACGGGCAACAGCATAGATGTTATCAGCATTAAATCAGCAGCCCTGGTTGGCATCAGGGTCTTTGGTTCAGAAGGACCAGCAGCTCTGTTCATAAATCCGGCGTCTCTTCATAATATCAACCGATTAGAAGGATCGGTTTCGATATCTTCAGTTGCCTGGACAGAGGAAATTATTGACAGTACCAGTGTAATACAGCGGTCTGATAAGGGTCTTGGTTCGCTATCCGGAGCAATCGCGTTTCGTGCAGGATCGGATATTGTCCTTTCAGGTGGTCTTGCAAAAGTATCTGATCATCAGTATACAGGCACACACTATTTGCCCGATGATCCTTCTCATCCTGGTATTGACATAATTGAAATTCTTAACTCTTCAGGTGGTCTCTGGGAAGCTCTTGGTGGTTTGTCATGGAGTCTGAAAGACAACTTTACCGTAGGCCTGTCAACCGGAATGAGATTCGGTGAAGTCGAATACTGTTACACATATGATCGACAGTATATCCCCGGAATAGACTCAGTTTCCAATTGGAGCTGGGAAACCAGTGATCTCTGTTGCCATGCCGGGATTCTTCTTGGTGATGATGAATTTGGAATTGGTGCATCTTTCACATCCGGTTCGGATCATTACCTGTCTCGCATTTCCATCGCGGGAAGAGCGAGAGCTGAACATATAAACAACATCAGAATGGGTTTTGAGGGCGAAGTAATCAGTATTTTTGAAGATAATTATTTCAATGGCAAGCTGTCTCTGGAAACTCCTGTCCGGAACGACGTTAACCTGTTAGCCGGAGTTGGTTTCTACGAGGGCGAGAATATGAACCGCGTGGGAACCGCATTTTCTATTGGCGGGAATTATACTTATAACAAGATTATTTTTGAATGCGCTCTGTTTCACAGTGGAAGATCCCGAAAAAGTACATCCTTCCCGAATGAGTATTCTGATTACGTTGATGATTCCTGGACACAATTCTGTTTCGGCATGACTTATATACTTTAAAGCGTGGTTGCAGGAAGAATGAATAAAGTATCCAAATCCTCCCTGCCTTCCGGCGGGTGGGTAAGAATTGCCTGGATACCGGATTCAGGAATTGTACTTGTGTCCGGAGATAGTGCCGGAATACTGGGAGTTTCTGCAAGGAGACTGATAAATGCCCCGGATCCTCTAAATCTGTTACCTGCGGAATTATCAGGTATTCTTTCCAGCGGGTTACCTGAAGTGCCTGTTCAGATATCAACTTCATCATTCACGGGAACTGTATGTACTGAAAATGACCATGCTGAAATACTTCTGTTCGATACACCGGATCTTCAGGATGGCGGCAATATCATGCTTGATGAACTTGGAGCCGGCGTTGTAGTTACTGACAGAACCGGGATTGTTGTTCTCTGGAACAAAGCTATGACAAGCATTTTCAGAATTCCAAAACAGCATGTTATGGGAAAGCAGCTTCAGGATGTGCTGACCTCTCCGATTCTCTACTCATGGGATAACGTTATTAAGATGGTTCTTGATGGAAAGCAGATCAGAGTTGAATGTCATCTTGACGGTCAGAGGAGAGTTGACTGCACTTTCTCCCCTGGAGGACCAGGGGTTATAGGAACCTGTTTTGAGACAACCGAGAGTTTTCAGGCAGAAAACCGTTTGAGAACAAGCAGAAAGATGAATCAGGCTTACTTTCATTCAGTGAGTACTGGATTGGTTCTGTTTGACAAGGATTATCGGATACTTGTAGCTAACCGTGCATTTGGCCGGATGTTCGGTCTTGTTGAAAATCTTCTGGGTATTCATTTGAATGAAATCCTTCCGAGGGAGAGTTTTGCCATTGTCGAGGATCAGACCAGAACTCTCTTCAGTGGTTCTGGTAATAAAGAGAACGAAATGGCCAGGATAGTCAGATTCGTTCTTCCAGATGAAACCAGACGGGTCATTTCACAGAATATCAAACCTATTGTGGAGGAATCCGGAGCTGTATTCTATGCTGTCGGGATTTTTGAGGATGTATCCGAGAAATCAATTCTTTTTAATAAGTACAATGCTTACCAGAACAAGATCAAGGAGATAAACACGCTTGCATCGATATTTTTCTCCGATCAATCTGACAATCTGGACAGGATAACTGAAGTACTGCGTGATTGTTTTTCCGCAAAAGCTGTTGCAGTCTATATTTCAGATCCACTGGGTGATATTGAGCTTGCGGGAAAAACCGCAAAATGGCCTGAGAATGCTCCTGAGTCTTTTTCCGACCTTCGTCTTGCCTCATTTATGATTGAATCGCATTCCAAGTATCAGCTCAACGGAGACGAGATCGGAGTCCTTAATTCCTGGTTTGGAAATTGTCTCATATTCCCAATAGAATCGGATGAGAAGAACTACGGCTACGTTATTGCAGCTGATGTTGATAATACAGCTGGATCAGAGGTTTTCTCACTTGCGGAAACATCCACACATATGCTTGCACTTCTATTGAGTTCTGTTGATAAAACAGCGGAAATTGAACATCTGGATCTTCTGCTGATCAGACAGAGTAAACTTGCCGGCAGCATTATCACCGCCCTTGATATCCCGGTTGCCGTTTTTAGAGTCGACTGGTCTGTCATTCTCTGGAATGATTCGATGGAAGCACTTACTGGAGTGTCTTTTGATCTTGCTACAAGTCGAACTGAATTAGCTGCGAGTGTTCTGTTTGATGATATAGGAGGAATAACCGCGATACAAAGGATTACCAGAAATGGATCGTCCGAGTATCCTGAATCGTGGGAAGTTGCAAATCAGAATGGAATCAAAACGAGGTGTGCATGGCGCCTTTCAAGGGCTGAATCAGTGGAAGGCGGAAAGCTTGAACCTATTGTGATTGTCTCCGGAATCAAATCTGATGAAATCTACAGTATACAGGCAGCAAAGAATGCCGCTGACATGTATACGGCCCTTAGCAGAGGAACATCTGCACTGCTTTCCGCCTCAGACAGAACGAAGGTTGTTGAAGCTGCGGCAACTGCTTTTCTTGAGATATCCGGTGCATCCAGAATTACTCTGAGCATTCGAGGAATTAATCCCATCACAAGAACTTCATACGATCCCAAATCTGATGAAATAGCACCTCGTCAATGGAAACTGGCAATTGAAACCGATACAGACTCAATAGGAGAGTGTGTGTTTCATGGAGGCAAAGAGTACTCCGCTCTGAATGATTTTGCCAGGAATGTTGCCAGGACATGCGGTGAACTTGAAAAAACAGCTGTCGGACGGCGTTTTGCTTTCCTTGCGGAAAAGGCAGCTGGAAAATTCCTTATTACGAACAGCAGTGGTAGAATTCTGCTCTCGACCTGGATTCAGGTTACAGATGGTATTATCTCAAACAGATCAATATATGATGTATTCTCAGGCTCAGACTGGGTATATCTTGATTCAATGATGCTGGGTATACTCAGGATTGGCAGATTGAATATGCTTCTGAAAACTGAGAGGGGAGAAGAGCTGCAGGTTGCTGCTGTAGCTCTTAATGGACTTGATGCAGAACCGATTATTATCTGGTGGCCTGTATATGAGCCATCATATATTTCTCAGCTCGAATATCTTGACAAAAGTGAAAATGCTGCTTGCGCGCTTCTTGATGTGCTTGATGATCTTTCTACATCCATTGGCAGGGGTTTCATCCGGATAAAGGAAGTTATGAATCCCGACCATCCTGTTGCCGCTGTTCTAAATACCGCCAAATATGCTTTTGAGGGGTTGACCAAGGATTACGTGTACCTTCGGCTGCTCCAGACCGTCTGGAATTACGTACCTGAACAGATAGATCCTGAATTGTTCCTGGATAAAATCAAATCAGCCTTTCTGGAGAACGGACTGCTGCCTCCGAACATTTCCATATCGGGTGAACTGTATGACATCTGCGGTAATATTGATATCCTTAAGAAAGTGACAACACAGCTGTGCTATGTTGTCTGCCCGAGCAGTAATCCGGTTTTCAATGTATCACTTGTCAACAGGAAAGAAATCAGGGAACCGGTTGATCTCAATAAAGGAACGGAACAATTTGTAAGGATAAACATGCGATGTTCGGATGGAAGAGTGCTTTCAGGAATATCGGATGATTTCTCTGACATCAGCACACCATTTGATTTCAGCAGCGGATTGAATCCGGCTTCTGAGGTATCTCTTCTTTCTCTGATACTCAGACTCTCAGGAGGAGCTCTCAAGCCTGATGATGGTTTTTCATCACTTACGATTCTGCTGCCCTGCTGGAAATAATATTCAACTAAGGTATACTTTACTGTAGAAGTGTTTATCTTCATACTAGCCTTTCGAAAAAAGCAACCTGGTATAAGACATACGTACTAGATTAATGGAGGACTGACCTTGGATCCCTACGATTTCAGAGAACTTGAGGAGAAGTGGAAACCTTTCTGGGAGAAGAAGAATCTCTACAGAACCGGAACTGATCCCGATAAAAAGCCATTTTACTGCCTCGACTACTTCCCGTATCCGTCCGGTGCGGGGCTGTCTGTAGGCCACTGCAAAAACTACATTCCTACAGACGTTATCTGCCGCAAGAAACGCATGGACGGATTCAATGTCCTCCATCCGATGGGATGGGACGCTTTCGGACAACCTGCTGAGGAGTACGCTATAAAAACCGGTACTCATCCCGCTGAAGTGACCAGGATAAACTCCGGCACTTACAGAAGGCAGTTTGACCTGATTGAAGCGAGTTACGACTGGGATCGCGAGATCAACTCCAGTGATCCTGGTTACTACAGGTGGACCCAGTACTTTTTCAACTTGCTCTTCGACAGGGGGCTCGCGTATGAGGCGGAAAGCGACCAGATGTGGTGTCCGAACTGCAGGATAGTCCTCTCAAACGAAGAAGCTGCCGGTGGTATCTGCTGGCGCTGTGATGGAGAAGTTACCAGGAAGAAGCTGAAGCAATGGTTCTTCAGGATCACAGAGTACGCTGACAGACTTCTGGAAGACCTTGATGATCTCGACTGGCCTGAGGGCATCAAGGCCATGCAGAGAAACTGGATCGGCAGATCAGAAGGTGCTTCAGTCATCTTTTCGGTTCGTAATCCGGTATCGGAAGAAATCACGGAACTTCCGGTATACACAACCAGGCTGGACACCATTTTCGGTGCTACTTTCTGCGTTCTTGCGCCTGAGCATCCTGATGTGGAAAAGATGACAACTCCTGAAAAACATGATGAGGTTATGGCTTATGTCAGTAAAGGTTTGTCAAGAAACGATGTCGAGAGAAAAGCGGACGCGGAAAAGGAGAAAACCGGAGTCTTTACAGGCTGCTTCGCGATAAATCCGTACAACGGAATGGAAATA is a window encoding:
- the ndk gene encoding nucleoside-diphosphate kinase is translated as MEQTLVILKPNAVQRELVGDLISRFERRGLKITAMKLCRISPETAAYHYREHLEEPFYEGLISFITSGPSVIIALESLAAVTIVRSMVGATNPADAAPGTIRGDYATSPGHNMIHASDSIESARREIELFFSPDEILDYRLSVRPWL
- a CDS encoding PAS domain-containing protein, coding for MNKVSKSSLPSGGWVRIAWIPDSGIVLVSGDSAGILGVSARRLINAPDPLNLLPAELSGILSSGLPEVPVQISTSSFTGTVCTENDHAEILLFDTPDLQDGGNIMLDELGAGVVVTDRTGIVVLWNKAMTSIFRIPKQHVMGKQLQDVLTSPILYSWDNVIKMVLDGKQIRVECHLDGQRRVDCTFSPGGPGVIGTCFETTESFQAENRLRTSRKMNQAYFHSVSTGLVLFDKDYRILVANRAFGRMFGLVENLLGIHLNEILPRESFAIVEDQTRTLFSGSGNKENEMARIVRFVLPDETRRVISQNIKPIVEESGAVFYAVGIFEDVSEKSILFNKYNAYQNKIKEINTLASIFFSDQSDNLDRITEVLRDCFSAKAVAVYISDPLGDIELAGKTAKWPENAPESFSDLRLASFMIESHSKYQLNGDEIGVLNSWFGNCLIFPIESDEKNYGYVIAADVDNTAGSEVFSLAETSTHMLALLLSSVDKTAEIEHLDLLLIRQSKLAGSIITALDIPVAVFRVDWSVILWNDSMEALTGVSFDLATSRTELAASVLFDDIGGITAIQRITRNGSSEYPESWEVANQNGIKTRCAWRLSRAESVEGGKLEPIVIVSGIKSDEIYSIQAAKNAADMYTALSRGTSALLSASDRTKVVEAAATAFLEISGASRITLSIRGINPITRTSYDPKSDEIAPRQWKLAIETDTDSIGECVFHGGKEYSALNDFARNVARTCGELEKTAVGRRFAFLAEKAAGKFLITNSSGRILLSTWIQVTDGIISNRSIYDVFSGSDWVYLDSMMLGILRIGRLNMLLKTERGEELQVAAVALNGLDAEPIIIWWPVYEPSYISQLEYLDKSENAACALLDVLDDLSTSIGRGFIRIKEVMNPDHPVAAVLNTAKYAFEGLTKDYVYLRLLQTVWNYVPEQIDPELFLDKIKSAFLENGLLPPNISISGELYDICGNIDILKKVTTQLCYVVCPSSNPVFNVSLVNRKEIREPVDLNKGTEQFVRINMRCSDGRVLSGISDDFSDISTPFDFSSGLNPASEVSLLSLILRLSGGALKPDDGFSSLTILLPCWK